Below is a genomic region from Castanea sativa cultivar Marrone di Chiusa Pesio chromosome 2, ASM4071231v1.
gtttcattgaccattcaaggtacacaagtaccaatgtacacaaacatacactgtttttgtatttttctgattttttattgaaaaacggacaaaataaagactaaacagctaaaaaaaaaacaaccaataTGAAAGCATGTAAGAAAGATGTAGATGCAAGAAAGCATAATTCCAAAAGTAGATAAGACATCAAGCAAAGATAATCCTACTTTATATAGAAATAATTAAAGCAAAGGACAAACAGAAAGACAATTAAATCTTAGGATCCTTTATCACCCACATAGTACGAGTCGTTGGCCGTGaaaatgaaaaggcacgtgtcctaatatgactactaaaggacatggaggaattagaattcccctgaaattgagttaaaaagctcaaaacttttaataactcaccaataATAGGTACAGAGCCTTTAGACAAAAGATGAGACCTATTGGATACTCGCTTAATTTGAACCAATTAGGACAAGTGTGACCAGAAACACCATAATGGTGACAGACATGAGCAGTTTTAGAGCTACTCGGCTTCCTAGAAGGAgatctaaccttagaggttgacaaaGACCTTAATTTAGGACAATTcagcctaatatgaccaacaatatgacaatgatgataaGTGGGgacaaattaagaatttttattcttcttaGGAGGAGTTttgacataggtttagaaatttcATCGTTAACATCagaatttttacctttgtctatcctagcaatattagccttcaactcttcattattccttttaaatggaggaatataaattttttttcttttgagttaggctcaacaacaagtttgacattagttaatttttcaactttagttttaaatttaactagttgctcttccaaagtcttaattttgtccatctaagatgaaatttgatttttaaaattctcattcaaattattggcttcacCCAATTTTgtaatcaaatcatctttttcaagtttgacctttttaaatttagcttttaattttgtagaacattcaagagatttcatacaaaaattataaagcttgcaataggcgtcttgaatatcatcatcatcattcaacataagatcatgcaaatcaaaacaatcaagagtttccatcACAActggggtcaatggatcacacaacaaagattaaccctaatcaaagtgtgcctgctctaataccacttgataggccaaacaAGTATTGACTCATTCtaatgaattaaccaattaattagtcaagtgaattaattaagttcaattacatgcaatgagcgtgtagcacaaacaaatcaccaaataactaaatatgcaacggaaattaaatgacacagtgatttgtttatgaatgggaaaaacctacacggcaaaaccccaccaggtgattttaaggtcaccactcctgagaattcactattatcacaacaagtggttacaagtaaaggaatcctagtaccttataccaagctatagttgaacccttaccctaatacccaattggacttgttctatagtgacaatctctcctttcaatgcatgactcccagtacgtgactaaccaatagatgcatggatcccagatTAAGCTTCTGCCGAAGAGATATCGAGACCtgcagattgcacttttcttgaacaattcttgagtaatcttcatgtcgtcaatttaaccacttgtaatgatcatcttaaacctacttaaatttacccaaatataagtaaaatgtgttttgtcaaaagatatgccaattatataaaaatatgtctCTAACATCTTTGAACTAGACTtttatgttgtttaaaaatacCATTAAATCTTAGGtttaataggaaaaaataaaaacttaaggaaaatctcgtaaaaatatatctcaaacTCCACTTAAAATACTTACAAAATGGACATTCTTCTAATTTGGCCATCCATATATgtttttcttaacaaaattCTGCAATTTTCCTTTCTGGATCAGCTCTTCTATCTTTTCTTTAAGGTCTTTGCACTCGTCAGTATAATGTCCATGGTTTCGGTGGAAGCAGCAATACTTTTTCTTGTTTCGGGTATTGGGTGAACCGCTCAATGGCTTCGGCCACCTAAGCTAATAGTTGTCCTTAATTTGCATCAAGATTTGGTCAATGGGCATTACCAAGGGTGTGAAGTTTACCACTTTTCGAACCTTGTCGTCCCTTCGCTTACCCCTGTTATTCTTGGGTTGGTGATCTCTCCTTTCCCTCTTCTGCCTTTTTTGGTTGTCTTGAGAGCCTATCTTGGATGATCGAGGTCCACCCACCTCTATCGCTACCAAAGCGTCCTCCGCATTCACGTACTTTTGAGCCTTTATAAGCAAATTCGTCATTGATGCTGAAGGACTCTTAGTAAGTGCCAAGATGAACTCTTTAGATCTTAACCCAGCCTTAAACGTCATTAATTGTATCTGGTCCTCGGCTTAGTCCACTTCTAGCACTTCTCTGTTAAACTGCTACATGTATGATGTCAAGGATTCTCCTTCTCCCTGTCTAATCGTCAATAAATGATCTGTTGGTCTTTTCTGAAGCTACCCCCCTACGAAGTGACGCACGAATAGGCTATTGAGCTGATCAAAATTGTCAATAGAAGATTGTGCCAACTTACTGAACCACACTTGGGCTGCTCCCTTGAGGGTAGTTGGGAAGGATCAACACACTATTTCATTCGAGGTTTGTTGCAGGCTCAGGGTCATCTTAAAGGTGGTAATGTGATCTAGTGGGTCCTTCAATCCGTCATACGATTCCAACTGCGGAAACCAGAATTTTAAGGGGAAGGGGTATTCGAGGACTTTCCCTGTGAACGGGGAATCCATTCTTCTCTCCATCCCATCcaaattctttgttgttttccCTTTCATTGCATTCTTGAGCTCAtccatctctttcctcattCCCCTTAGGAGGTCATTACTTGCCTCATCGGACTGCTCTGTTCTCCTCAAGCCGTCTCTCCATTGGCTTCCTTCTGGTTCTTGCGCTTCATCTTCGTTgctattgtttttttattcttcttggTGAATGGTTTTCTTCCTATTGCAACCGCTGTCTCATCTCCTAGTTTTGTTTCATTAGTTCTTCTACACTAGCCATGAGAGCTTGGACTTGCAGCTCTAGGGCAGCTGACTCTGGTTGAGCATTGGACTCCATTTGGATGACAACAAAGGTAGGACAACATATTTGTGCTTAGGATTAGGAAAAAGAaagttcccacagacggtgccaaacTAATAATGCCAAGATCGTTAGTGGTTGGGATAGTCTAGATGGCTCCAGCATAGCCTACAAGATAGCAAGGAAATGTAACAAATAGGTCACCGACGTGGTGCTAGCCGATGAACCTCAGATGACAAAgttagtgagagagagagagagaaataattggAAAATTCTAGTTGATGGGAATATAATTCTAATGATCCTCTACCTTTGGTTGGATGTGCCTTATATAAGCCTTTGTTCTTTTAGCCATTGGAAGCCCATTAATGGTGGTTTAATCCCTTGTTTAGGTAGCGCCTTTGATAGTTAATGCTAAGATATGGAGGCTCCTGAGTTGTAATTCTCTTTACTTTGTCCAATCGTAACGGCTTAGTAATTAAAGGCTTCATTTATTGTTCTTTCCTTCTCCATGGTCATCCCTGGACGAGTAGGATTTCCTGACTCATCAATAACATTTCCTTATTATATTCTCCATTCTTGccaaatttctagaaaatcCAAAATCGATAGTTATGACATTaatcaaatgttaaaattttaagtttttgtaagctaaaattatgtataaaaaataagtttatagatcaaatagtaaataacatttggTTGGTACGAAATTTGATTTGCGTATTACGAATATAAAGATTATACATTTCAATGGTtaagatttcaaaatatgtagtctatgttaatttttttagtagcaATTGTAGCCATTGACTACAACAAAGTTTGTGTGAAATCTTTCTTCTAATataaatgaatttataattaaagTTATGAAGTTGAAAGCAAGTGCGAATAATTAATTAGATCTGAGTTATTATGTGAAGCATTCTTAAAGTCACTTAGTACTATTGTTTTTAGACTTTAGAAGCTAAATTTATGTCAAGGCgggattttattttaaaggaaGTGTGTCGGGATCAtattttaacagaggtggagcctattttgataaaatcggtttcagaaaataaattttggttcTGGTAAGGTAGAAACAGGAAGACCTGTTGAACATGGATGCGGTTTAAACAACTTATACAATATGAATAGCCCAAAGGTCCACTTTAATTAGGAGTGTCAATTTCGACCCAACCCGCGAACACAACACGAACCTGACACGGGTTTTTTTGGGTTAGGGTTgggccttaatgggtttgggtcataaacgggtTGACCCAAAGCGACACGATAAGAAACGTATCATAAGCGGGTCAACCCGCATAACTTgcaatagacacgtttgacatgtcaatttatttGTCTCAACTCGaaatgacccacttaacacaactcgtttaactcgtataacaaataaatttttattttattttagatttgtcaaataccttttatatctaacatatattttaaatttaaaaagaaaagtgagtaattacaaaaatttacaagggatataattgaaaattgaaactttacagaCCCTAGAACtactaatactttttttttcgcATAGAACTTGCACAAATGAAATTGGATGAACTTGTGGAAGATGTTATGAATTTGGATATCAATAAAGAATCTATGGATGATAATCGTGGTCATAATCAAGATTAGTCTACTGTTTATTCAAATTCTTTTAATATTGATACTTAGCATTTGGTAAATTccaaggatattatatttttgttgaacaatgttattttatttttgttaaactttgttattttgAGTTTGGGATGAAGTGTATTCACTTTTTTTGGAGTGTAAAGAATTTATTTCTAAATGATGTTacatttttgttgaactatattattttaaatatggattgaagacttgaagtgtatgcattgctttttgggatgaaaaaaaatatatttttagataaatgttatatttaatattatgcaggttgaaatgggttgtgttacattcgtgTCAACTCAACTcgactcgtttattaagcgtgtcagatgggttgggtcaggtcaactcgccttattaacaggtcgggttagggtttaatgatcatgacacgattattaaatgggtcgggttagggttgagtcatttagtcgaatacccctacctcgacacgacacgaacccgagacgctaacccgaattgacacTCCTAACTTTAATTAAGGATTAACTATGGCTGATGGCTCACAATCACATTAGCAAGAAACAAAGCCCAATTATCATTTTGGCTAGAGTTATATCCCATGACGAAAAATAAGTCTAAAAATATTGTTTGGATTATGTTCCCAAAATTGTCACTTTTAGGATTTTTGGCGAAAGAATTGACAAGTAGCCTTTCCCCAATTAGTTTATAGAGAAACTCATTCTCTCAAACAAGACCAAAAATACGTTTGAACTTTggtaccaccaaaaaaaaaatcacaatttttttaatacattgaAGGGGGATGTTCTTattagtatataataaaaataatattcataATGAGCTTATGTTAAAATGACGTTACACCAACCACAAATTTCAACTTCagcaaattatgaaaaaataaatgttatgaaattgttgtgcAGCTAAGTTTACTTAGCCCTCACTGTTTCCGTTTATTTGTCAATAGAATATGAGGGAAACTATACTAATGCCATTAATTGAATTCTTAAACGTTGAGTAAGCCGTAGTTGCTGCAACCATGCCACTCATGACTCATGAGCGCTATTCCAAGACTTCTTACTTTTACATAAGTGAAGTGATTTATCAATGtgaaaattcttaaaatttccAGTGTAGGTCGGAGCTTTCTAATTTCACTGTTTTTtatcatataaataatttagtgtgtatatatataatggtacTTGAAAAatgttacacattttttatgccataaatttataaaatgcttaatagttaaaaaagataaagagtaatgctaaatatacaaattttttcacaaaaatttttataaacGGCTAAAAGTATTTTACAAAAATGTCAATgctttattgaaaatttaatgtTGTTCACATCACCAAGTAATTAAACCTAATTCCAAAGTGTAAATCCTCTCTTTCTCATTGGTTACAACAACAAGTGTCTTTGCTCAAAATTCCACAAAgttattttgttcaaaataagaaattgcaaattttgtttttatctctaaaaaCTAACCATTCTTAAATTGATAAAGTATATTactaatactattttttttttataaaaagaccATAACTTTATTAAGAATAAGATGAACATAATTCATCATTAGCCAAAGTGGATTCAATCATATTAGAGTTTTTCTCTATCCAAGTTTGATAACTATCTAAATATTTGACATACTGAACTAAAAGATGAGTTAGACGATTGTCATCTCACTTTACATGGAAAATTTTCACACATCCAAAATTCTGCAATTTTGCTCTGATCTCACCTATAATATTGTTAATAAGAACTGGAGTTTCACTAGTTCCAATTAACGCATTAACAACTATCTTGGAGTCACTCTCAAGCACCACATCTCATACCCCTACGTCCCAAGCAAAAAATAACCCCTTCCTCCAATGCTTTTGCTTTGATCTCCATAGGACCCAATGGGATTGGTAAGTTCTTATTTAGGGCTGCCTCTACTTGCCCTTTGTACTCTTGAACAATAACCCCAACCCCTATAGACTGTGTATTAATAAAAAGTAGCCCCATCATTATTAATCTTATATCAAGGCTAGGCTGGGGGTATATATCCATTGCACTATATTGCTGGTTTCATGGTAAGCCAACTTGAAGTTAGCCATTTGAAACTCCTCCAATAAGCACTTGGCTTTCCACAGAATTTCAGTTGCTGACTGTTGTGTTTTTCCTTATCTCACTGCATTCCTACTAAACTACATACACCATGCCACCGTGATGACTAACCCCgacaaaaaaaagagtatattaCTAATACTTAATTCCTACTTTCATTCTGAAACTTTGTAACATAAATATAATACCACCACCAAGTAATTTTAGTTCACTCTTCAACTTGTGTAAAAGGCCTTTGTCCCCAAtcacttaaattaaaattagataTTATACTTTAGATAGGCGTTGTGTAATATCCGTGATATGTAACGTTTTTCCTACATGTAATCGAGTTTCTAAGTTTGAAATCTTTCATTTAAAACTTTTCCTTACTTTATTAGTTTAGAGGCCTTAGAAAATTCTTTGGTTAATtaggtaattaaaataaattaaattttaagtgatcGATCAAGTAGTGTCGagtcattaaaaattaaataaataaagagaccCACCTGCACATAAATCATCCTAGTGTCGCCAATACACACGTCACTCTCTTAACATACAGAAAAAGTTGGAGTAGGCAAGTGGGTCCCAAGAATCTGGCGTCCACATAGAGTACCCACTAGACCTAATGATGAGATACTATATAATTCTCATGTATTTTGCTTTGCAATCAATTGTCGTagttaaatatatttgaaaaattattaaatacggtaaatatgtatatatataatacttcgAAAATATCCCATAATTTGTAGattctattataaatttaattaataaaatttacagTAAATATCCGGTGGAAAATGGACCAAAATTAGCCATTAAATTTGGACCATAATTCTTTAACGTACCCAGTCGTCTCGTGTGAGTCCTTGGCATCAACCGTGGGAGGGTGTCCCTAGAAATACTGTATTGgtgcttttttattattattattaattgtttcTGCTGAGAATAATGTTTGTGAATTCTTAATTTCCTTTCATGGAAATCAAGGGTCATGGAAATCAAGGGTCCCGATTGAGATATGTGATAAGATGTCAATATTAAGAAAAGTTAGAATCTTTTTGAGAATATTTAATGCAAATGTGACTTTTTGTTCTTCTATGTCCGGTAGAAAACCATTCGATAAACTCATTGAGATAGTAGTACCAGGAAGCATAACTGCATGTCAATACACTCATAAGCAACATAGCAAACTACATACACTAAAACGGGTAGAGTACACAACATGGACATTGCTCACTGCTACTAGAAACTGTTCCATGTATAGAACAGTGATTGACATGAAAGATAACATAAGTTGTAGCTCTTATTTTCTAAACATTTAGCTATGCATTCAGTTGGCAGTTGGTGGTTTGTGTTGTGGCTTCTCTCCTCTACCCTTTGGTGGCTTGTGTTCTGGGAATGGCTTTCTCTCTTCATCTTCAAGTGGGGTTGGtggtttgtgttttggtggcGGCTTCTCTCCTTTACCCTTTGGTGGCTTGTGTTCTGGGAATGGTTTTCTCTCTCCGTCTTCAACTGGGGTTGGTGGCTTATGTTTTGGTGGTGGCTTTTCTCCCTTTGGAGGAGGTTTGCCATTAATGGAAGAGGACTCCAATAGAAGGTGTCCAGGGTGATGATCATGTGGTGGTGGCTTCTCTCCCCTACCCTTTGGACGCTCATTACCTCGGGTTGGTGGTTTGTGTTCTGGGAATGGCTTCTCTTCCCTATCGAGTGGGGTTGGTGGCTTATGTTTTGGGGGTGGCTTTTCTCCCTTAGGAGGTTTGTGCTCATGTTTGGGAGACTCATGGTGATCAGCCATTGAGGCAGTGCTTAGAAGCACCACTCCAAGGAGCAACACTAGGAAGTATTTGCTGGTAGTCATCTTTGGTCTCCGGATGGTTCAAAACAGCAATACTTCTTGGCCTTTTATAAGGGATACTAGAGCCTATATTTCGTCAGATCATACGTCATTCAGCATTAAAACATACCCTACCACAGACACGTACAGTTGAAAGTGGGTATCTTTTCTTCTTGAATGTGCAATTATTCATGTCAGGGGAGGGGTCCAATTGGGTCCTACTGAGTTCAAAAGTTTGATAATTTACAATGCTTGTTACTTTGTTCCTAGTGTAGGCTAGTAACATAAACGAATTTATCTCTCTGCTTTCCATGCTGACGCAGCGATCTCTTTTGCATGCAATCTTTGAGTCTTTTGAGTTTAAGCTCAGTTACGTACCCAATTTTGTTACTTTGATTATTTTTGGCagaaattctatttttgttcttatattttagtctcatttttattttggtctttatttttttttattttactgtttttagtctttaaaataaaaaacacgtTCTATTTTAGTCTCTATCGTCATCTCACAAACGAAAATTTACGTAATAAATAGAATGCACCGTTGACATACTAAATATTGACAtagccattaaaataataattaaaaaatttatttgacatttttaaaatgtCACGAAAAATCCATGTcaacatataaattaaaaatattaatttatcaattttaactaaataaaaataaacaaaaaccaaaaaacaaaggaaTTGAGTTCTAAGATTTTCTTGAACAAGATCAAGACCCAAATAATTCAATGGCCACGTCTGCTTTccatttcattattattattttaatggctaCGTCAGTTTTTAGTATGCCAACAGTGAACTTTGTCTGCCACATAAATAATTTCTATTAGTAAGATGATGGTTGGGACTGAAATAAaacacatttttcattttagggattaaaaaaggtaaaataaaaaaatatggactaattaatgaaaattaggTCAACATATAGGAACGAAAATAGTATTTCCgacttaattttttatatcctATCCTATACATGGATATCATTCCCACTGAAAGGAAAAACATCTATATATTGGTCCGTAATACGTACGTGGTCCACATAGACACCTTAGTGCAAAGTAGTAAAAAAACAATCGAATCCatgatatataaaaatttagaaaattggTTGGTGTTGTCAAGTGTCTCATACCTCAACTAATATCTTATGTAATATATGGGAAATATTTAGGGCCCGTTTAGTTGGGAAGAtggaaaagtaagaaaatagaaaatagaaagaagatagaaaagtgagaggataaaaaaaattttagttttcctcatttgtatttggttgggaggatggaaaagtggagcaataaaaataattttgtttggttgaaaataaagtttgtataaatttaccatcacgtctctattaaataaaaaaaaagtaaaacattatacttaaaaaaaattgtgtatagatgaaTACTTCattaaagtgtgtgtgtgtatatatatatatatattgcacaagaaattaacccaaaattgttttcttaaaaaaaacaaaaacaaaaatcaaccaaaattaatgagaaaatagaaaaaggcCAACCCGTTAataacagagaaagaaaaaaatcaaagaaaaaaaaaaagtgaagccAACCCATTGAAGGTAAAGTCCAACGTGAGGGGTATTTTTTGAGCTTCCCCCTCCaagttttctctcctttttggagagaatttttTAGAGGGCCCGAAGAGAAAACTCTTGAATACTActacttatttttcttcttctctaccTAACTAAACACACTCTAACAAAATTTATACCTCTAAACAAACATTATCTTAAGAGTCAAATCTCTTCTctcataatttttaaattataataattaaaaaaataataataataaagaaagaaaagaaaagaaagaaaagttaaGTTAGTAGTTGGTCCACCACCACCAAGTAGGGTTCAATTGGTAGGTGATTACTGTAGCTTCACCACATTTCAGGTTCGAGTTCTTATAAGGAttgtaattataatttttgatGAGTCCCAGAAACCATTAGAGCCTAGAGTGTGTGAGTTCGGATCTTCGAACTCCGATTCAAGTTGGTAGTACCCATAAATTTATCTAAATGTACTATGAAACGTGGGATAATGATTgccaaacttctttttttttttttgcctaaaaaaaaaaaaagactgagTGGTTGGTCCCATGGGCTACATGCCCAGCGAAgcttttatgaattttttagtTCTATTATTAATCACCATTTTTTATCACATGGCAATATGGCATTGAGGTCCCACATCGtgtgtaaaatatatatttaaatacatgTCGGCACTATAAATACAGTTTGAGGCTACTTTCCAAAAACACTACAAAGGTGCACGAAGGGGTTTCTCGAATTCTCACTTAGCACGTCGACTTTATTACTAGACATCAAATCAGCGTGGTTAGAAGAGAGATGAATACAACTATACAAGTCATGTGACTGTCTGAACtctataagagcattcacagcagtggagctaaatagctatattgctattttagctccactcaaaccacaAAATCTCATAcgcagcagtggaggcaaagctaaaattttttagctttgcgctacagtgctcatgtatcaatacatgagcactgtagctgaaagttataaaaaaaaaatagtattttattcgGGTTCCATTAAAAAACCATTTATCAGACTCCCTGCTCCCTGGCTTTCATTTCACGCTGTCCCTCCTCGCTTCAGTCACTCCGGAAAGCTCATCCATT
It encodes:
- the LOC142626069 gene encoding uncharacterized protein LOC142626069 yields the protein MTTSKYFLVLLLGVVLLSTASMADHHESPKHEHKPPKGEKPPPKHKPPTPLDREEKPFPEHKPPTRGNERPKGRGEKPPPHDHHPGHLLLESSSINGKPPPKGEKPPPKHKPPTPVEDGERKPFPEHKPPKGKGEKPPPKHKPPTPLEDEERKPFPEHKPPKGRGEKPQHKPPTAN